The following are encoded in a window of Amaranthus tricolor cultivar Red isolate AtriRed21 chromosome 2, ASM2621246v1, whole genome shotgun sequence genomic DNA:
- the LOC130805106 gene encoding LOW QUALITY PROTEIN: pentatricopeptide repeat-containing protein At3g49170, chloroplastic-like (The sequence of the model RefSeq protein was modified relative to this genomic sequence to represent the inferred CDS: inserted 5 bases in 3 codons; deleted 3 bases in 2 codons; substituted 1 base at 1 genomic stop codon) has translation MRTLTLLPPANNLSPIKPSTPTRQNYPSSKSIKLPTFDDLHNRLIHQANVGNLHQAISTLDCISQHGFIPDLSVFSLLLKSAIRSHNHKLGKLIHSKLTESGLKLDSVTLNSLISLYSKSGDWRKAAEIFEGMEENNRNVVSWSAIISCYAINNMEFKAIEMFVKMLNFGICPNEPNEFCLVGVIKACSNEDWAFIGEIIIGFALKTGHFDDLNVKCALIDMYIKGFHNINCAKKVFNXMPERDVVVWTLMITRFVRMGYPEQAIRLFLEMERSGCQPDCFAFTSVISACRELELFFLGKQLHSRVVRCGLMNNASIGACLIELYANCGDNNSLSCSRKIFDQILDHSVMSWTAIISAHAQTEGYERKALELYIDMINTVVKPNHFTFTSVLKACVSLCDSQVHXPAVTLGFASDNCVANSLVSMYSQFGATEEARKVFDLLLDKNLVSYNTMVDGYVKNQKVEEAFELFHQIXGPKLRPNAFTFSSLLIGAIGAGGKGEQIHGRIVKSRLQSNRQISNTLISMYSKCGDIEAAHKVLRNMDDRNIISWTSMITGFAKHGFARKALDSFDQMIEAGVKSNEITFIAVLSACSHAGLVSEGXRYFHSLYNDYGVVPTMEHYACMVDLLGRSGFLIEARELIELMPFMADSLVWRSFLGACLVHGNTELEENAAKMVMENDPDDLSSYTLLSNFYASKGEWGNVKNTRTHMKEKNLNKEAGCRWIETENQIHTFFDGDTTHTRANEIYEKLEKLISEIKEMGYVPNTDIVLHEMEENRKEKYLIQHNEKLAVAYGLISTPRLKPIKIFKNLRICEDCHMAMKYISKATKREIIIRDSNRFHHLKDGLCSCGDFW, from the exons ATGCGGACTCTCACTCTTCTTCCTCCCGCCAACAACCTCTCTCCTATAAAACCCTCAACCCCTACCCGCCAAAACTACCCGTCTTCAAAATCCATCAAATTACCCACATTTGATGATCTCCATAACCGCCTGATTCATCAAGCAAATGTGGGTAATCTTCATCAAGCAATCTCCACCCTTGATTGCATATCCCAACATGGCTTCATCCCTGATCTCTCTGTTTTCTCTTTGCTACTCAAATCCGCCATTAGATCCCACAATCACAAGTTGGGTAAGCTCATTCATTCCAAGCTCACTGAGTCAGGACTCAAGCTAGACTCAGTCACACTCAACTCGCTTATTTCCTTATACTCTAAATCTGGGGATTGGCGAAAAGCTGCCGAAATTTTTGAAGGAATGGAGGAAAATAATAGAAATGTTGTA TCTTGGAGTGCTATTATTTCCTGTTATGCCATTAATAACATGGAATTTAAGGCAATTGAAATGTTTGTAAAGATGCTAAATTTTGGAATATGCCCAAATGAG CCAAATGAGTTTTGCTTAGTAGGTGTAATTAAGGCTTGTTCTAATGAAGATTGGGCATTTATTGGGGAGATAATTATTGGGTTTGCTTTGAAAACTGggcattttgatgatttaaatgtTAAGTGTGCTTTGATTGATATGTATATTAAGGGTTTTCATAACATTAATTGTGCCAAGAAGGTATTCA AAATGCCCGAGAGAGATGTGGTAGTATGGACTCTAATGATTACAAGGTTTGTGCGAATGGGTTATCCTGAACAAGCCATTCGACTATTTCTTGAAATGGAAAGGAGTGGATGTCAGCCGGATTGTTTTGCATTCACGAGCGTGATCTCTGCTTGTCGTGAGCTTGAATTGTTCTTTTTGGGAAAGCAACTACATTCGAGAGTTGTGCGTTgtggattgatgaataatgCTAGTATTGGGGCTTGTTTGATTGAGTTGTATGCGAATTGTGGCGATAACAATTCTCTTTCGTGTTCAAGAAAGATATTTGATCAGATACTTGATCATAGTGTCATGTCTTGGACAGCAATAATCTCAgcacatgcccaaaccgaaGGGTATGAGAGAAAAGCTCTTGAGCTTTACATTGATATGATTAATACGGTGGTGAAACCGAATCATTTTACATTTACTAGTGTCCTAAAGGCATGTGTGAGTCTTTGTGACTCACAAGTTCA GCCCGCAGTGACACTCGGTTTTGCTTCGGATAATTGTGTGGCAAATTCTCTTGTTAGTATGTATTCTCAATTTGGTGCAACAGAGGAAGCAAGAAAAGTTTTTGATTTACTATTAGACAAGAATTTAGTGTCTTATAATACTATGGTTGATGGGTATGTTAAAAATCAGAAAGTTGAAGAAGCATTTGAATTGTTTCATCAAATTTAGGGTCCCAAGTTAAGGCCAAATGCATTCACTTTTAGTAGTCTATTGATCGGAGCTATTGGTGCTGGTGGAAAGGGTGAGCAAATTCACGGACGAATTGTGAAATCGCGATTACAATCAAATCGACAAATCTCGAACACATTAATTTCTATGTACTCGAAATGTGGCGACATTGAAGCCGCTCATAAAGTGTTAAGAAACATGGATGATCGGAATATTATATCATGGACGTCTATGATCACTGGTTTTGCAAAACACGGGTTTGCTCGAAAGGCTTTGGATTCGTTTGATCAAATGATTGAAGCTGGTGTAAAATCGAATGAAATCACCTTCATAGCTGTTCTATCAGCTTGTAGTCATGCAGGCTTGGTTTCAGAAGG CAGATATTTTCATTCACTGTACAATGATTATGGAGTTGTTCCAACAATGGAACATTATGCTTGTATGGTTGATTTGCTTGGAAGATCGGGTTTCCTTATAGAAGCTCGGGAATTGATTGAGTTGATGCCATTTATGGCTGATTCTCTTGTTTGGAGGTCGTTTCTTGGTGCTTGCCTAGTGCACGGAAACACTGAACTAGAAGAAAATGCTGCAAAAATGGTGATGGAAAATGATCCTGATGATCTTTCTTCATACACTCTACTTTCAAATTTCTATGCATCGAAAGGCGAGTGGGGAAATGTGAAGAATACCCGAACGCAtatgaaagaaaaaaacttGAATAAAGAAGCTGGGTGCCGCTGGATTGAGACAGAAAATCAAATCCATACGTTCTTTGATGGGGATACGACACATACTCGAGCTAACGAGATATATGAAAAGTTGGAAAAGTTGATTAGTGAAATCAAAGAGATGGGTTATGTTCCTAATACAGATATTGTTCTTCATGAAATGGAAGAAAACCGAAAGGAGAAATACTTGATACAACACAATGAAAAATTAGCTGTAGCATATGGTCTAATAAGCACACCTAGGTTAAAACCTATCAAGATCTTCAAAAACCTGCGTATTTGTGAGGATTGTCATATGGCAATGAAGTACATCTCTAAGGCGACAAAAAGAGAAATCATCATTCGGGATTCAAATCGATTCCATCACTTGAAGGATGGTTTGTGCTCATGTGGAGACTTCTGGTAA